The following proteins are co-located in the Sphingobium sp. Z007 genome:
- a CDS encoding DUF3768 domain-containing protein, which translates to MTDRTCRIAMLNDRCRQGFDRTARIVITAACLATLAGEGGMAREILAQAELMAAIRRYVFKPGDGCERARGDLVAAGHAIRFTIDYYDLSLEWGSEDPADPLVTTRVMTIMLPSDD; encoded by the coding sequence ATGACCGACCGAACATGCCGTATCGCGATGCTCAACGACCGGTGCCGCCAAGGTTTCGATCGCACCGCGCGCATCGTCATCACCGCCGCCTGCCTCGCAACGCTCGCAGGAGAGGGCGGCATGGCGCGCGAAATCCTGGCCCAAGCCGAGTTGATGGCCGCTATCCGCCGCTACGTGTTCAAGCCCGGGGATGGCTGCGAGCGCGCACGGGGCGACCTCGTCGCCGCCGGCCATGCCATCCGCTTCACGATCGACTATTACGATCTCTCGCTCGAATGGGGGTCCGAGGATCCCGCCGACCCGCTGGTCACCACACGGGTGATGACGATCATGCTCCCGAGCGACGATTGA
- a CDS encoding macro domain-containing protein — MRIVRGDLLALAQTGEFDVIIHGCNCQCVMGRGIALSIKQQFPTAYAADLRTEKGSAAKLGTYSSAKVETNGRTIIIVNAYTQFHWKGSGVKADYDAVHRVMRAIAHDFANSRIGYPKIGAGLGGGDWSVISAIIDTELEGLDHTCVDFTG, encoded by the coding sequence ATGCGGATCGTACGCGGCGACTTGCTCGCCCTCGCTCAAACGGGCGAATTCGATGTCATCATCCACGGCTGCAACTGCCAATGCGTCATGGGCAGGGGCATCGCGCTTTCCATCAAGCAGCAGTTTCCGACCGCCTACGCGGCGGATCTCCGGACGGAGAAGGGCAGCGCCGCCAAACTCGGCACCTATTCGTCGGCCAAGGTCGAAACCAACGGCAGGACGATCATCATCGTCAACGCCTACACGCAGTTCCACTGGAAAGGATCGGGCGTGAAGGCCGATTATGACGCGGTCCACCGCGTCATGCGAGCGATCGCGCACGACTTCGCCAACAGTCGCATCGGCTATCCGAAAATCGGCGCCGGGTTAGGCGGTGGCGACTGGTCCGTCATCAGCGCGATCATCGACACGGAACTCGAAGGCCTCGATCATACCTGTGTGGACTTCACCGGCTGA